The Candidatus Marinimicrobia bacterium CG08_land_8_20_14_0_20_45_22 nucleotide sequence ATTCCTTTATTCAATGTCGGCGATTGCGTTCCGCTGGTAACGACGCCGATTTCTTTCCCGTTAGCAAAAACTTTATAGCCGTGCCGCGGAATGGCGCGCTCGATCATTTCAAACGGGACATTTCGCCGATCCGCCGGCACAGATTTAACTTTTACTAAAACATCTCGTGCGATAAAATCGCCTTTGTCGAGTTTGGTGATCCAGCCGAGTCCCGCTTCGATGGGATTTGTCGTCTGGTCAATGTCGTTTCCATACAAAGCGTACTTCATTTCGAGACGGAGCGTGTCGCGTGCGCCAAGACCAATCGGTTGGATTCCGAATTCCTTTCCGGCATCAAAAATTGCATCCCATAATCGTTCGCTGAATTCAAGTTTATGGTAAAGTTCAAAACCGCGTTCGCCGGTGTAACCTGTTCGGGAAATGATCATGGGAATGCCCGCGAGTTCACCTTCACTGAAGTGATAGAACGGTACCGACTCAAGATCAACAGTTGTCAGCTTTTGAAGCGTGGCAAACGACTTTGGCCCTTGAATCGCCAGCAAGCCGGTTTCGTCCGAAATGTTCGTCAGTGAAACCTCAGCCGGAACATGTTCTTTGATCCAGTCGAAATCCTTCTCCAGATTCGAGGCGTTCACGACGAGCATATAATGGTCAGCGAAGCGATAGACGAGCAAATCGTCCACGATGCCGCCGTCCGGATAACACATCGCAGAATATTGAACCTGACCGACAGCAAGTTTAGAAACATCGTTAATGGTTATCGTGTTGAGAAATTTTTCCGCGTCTTTTCCTTTTACGATAAATTCGCCCATGTGCGAGACGTCGAAGACGCCGACTTTTTCGCGCACGGCACGATGTTCGTCTAAAAGACTGACATACTGTATCGGCATATAATATCCGGCAAACGGCAGAATTTTTGCGCCAAGGGCGATGTGTTTTTCATAAAAGGGCGTTTTCTTGATATTCACGTTTTCGTCCATGATTTAATCCTTTTTTTACATTTTATTCAATGCGACTTTGACATATTGCTCGACAGTGCCGGTTTCTCCGATTTGCTGATGCGCCTTTTTCAAAGCGTTCAGCGCCTCGCTTCGGCGATAACCAAGCGACAGTAATGCTTTCAACGCTTCATCGCGATCCTGTCCAGTGTAAAATTCGTCCGTTTCTTCCGGAACGGTTTCATCCTTTCCGACCAATTTTCCCCGAAGTTCGATGATGATGCGTTTGGCGGTTTTTAATCCAATGCCGGGGATCAGAGTGAGCGCTTTGACGTCGCCCGAAATGATGCGCCTCTTGAACTGTTCCGGCGATGCGCCTGAAAGAATCGTGATGGCCATTTTCGGTCCGATTCCCGAAATGCCAATTAACATCAGGAAAAGATTCCTCTCATCATCTGTCGCAAATCCGTACAGCGCTTGGACATCTTCGCGAACATGAAAATAGGTCAGCAATTTCGCCATTTGATGCGGCGCAGGTAAAAACTCATACGTTGAAAGCGGTATTGTTAATTGGTAACCGACGCCGTTGACGTCTAGAATCACCATCGTTGGTTCCTTGTGTTCGAGAATTCCTTTCAGATATGCAAACATCGTCAGCTGTTGATTAATCTATTCTGATTGAGATGGCAAATGGCGGCGGCTAAGGCGTCGGACGCGTCGAGTTGTAAAGACTTTTCGTCGATTCCGAGAATGCGTGAAACCATGAAGCGAACCTGCTCTTTCGTCGCATTACCATTGCCGACAACGGAAGATTTGATTTTCTTCGGCGCGTATTCGCAAATTTCTACGCCGCTGTTTACTCCGGCTAACAGAACGACGCCGCGCGCATGCCCCATCATTAATGCCGTGTGGATATTTTGCGCGTAAATGGCTTCTTCAACGGCCATCGTATCGGGTCGCCAGTTTTGGATGACGGCGAAAAGCCCGTTATAAATTTTTTGAAGTCTTTGAGGAAATGGTTCATTCGGCGACGTGTCGATAGAGCCCTGATCCAGGCAAACGATTTTATCCGAAGTTTTTTTCAGGACGCCATATCCGGTATGATGAATGCCATGATCGACGCCGATAACCCGAATTTCACGAACCATCAGGCATTTTCCTGAAGTTTGCTCAGAACCGCGTCATCTATATCAAAGTTTCCGTAAACGTTTTGAATATCCTCGTGCTCTTCGAGTGCGTCCATGAGCGACAGAATTTTTTGAGCAGTCTTTTCGTCTAATTTGACCGTGTTTTTCGGAACCATCGTAACCGAAGCCTCCACGATGGGAATACTGCTGGCGTTCAGCGCACTTTTAACGGCTTCAAACGAATGCGGCTCAACGCTGACTTCGAAAAATTCGCCTTCAATCGTCAGGTCTTCTGCGCCGGCATCGGTCACAATGAGCAAGAGATCATCTTCGGTGCAAACTTTTTTATCGACCGTAATGATGCCCTTTTTCTCAAAATTGTACGCGACACTTCCGGCTGTGGCGAGATTTCCTCCTGCGCGCGAAAGAATATGGCGGATTTCAGAAACTGTGCGATTCTTGTTGTCGGTCATGGACTCCATCAGGATCGCAACGCCGCCGGGCCCGTATGCTTCATAATTGATTTCTTCGTAAACGGTGCCTTCGAGCTCGCCGGTTCCTTTCTTGATGGCGCGTTCGACGTTGATAAGCGGCATATTCGCCGCTTTAGCGGCTTGAATAGCTGTTCTCAAACGAGGGTTGGCATCCTCATCGCCGCCTCCCATTTTCGCGGCGACTTGAATTTCCTTGATGATCTTCGTGAACGTTCTGCCACGTTTGGCATCAAGAGCGCCCTTCTTTCTTTTTATTGTGCTCCATTTCGAATGGCCTGACATTTGTACCTTCCTTTAATTTAATTTTTTTACTAATAAGAAATTATTCGTTCCTTTGATTTAATTTTTGTCTGTATGATCCACGCTTCCCGAAACCCAAGGTTCTCCACGCGTCTCAGCATGCGCTCTGCTTCTTCGCGCGTCTGGCAGTTACCGATCCGAATCTTATAATAGGGAGAATAAAATGCTTTCTCGACATCTTCCGGCGGAAAGTTGGTTATCAATTTCCGGAAAACAGAATCTGCCCGATCGAAATCGTTAGTGATGAACGCCTGTACTTTCCAGCCTGTTTTTTCAATCGTTGTCATAGAATCACCCATTACACGATTTGACGTGACCGGCGCGGCAATGTCCGAGATAATTTCCTGGACGACAGTCCCATCAAGTAACGGCAAGGAAGGTTCGTTCAACGTCGATGGATTAAACGTCTCGTCCTGCGGAGGAAACGTCTGGGAAAACGTTATGCTGAAGATGAAGAGTAGAAGAATCCAGGTCAAGTGTTTTTTCATCGACATTTTTGAACAAACCGAATAAAATATAAGAAATATTGAGAATAATAGGAAAAGATAACATCAAAATTAGATAGCATCAGATGATGCCAAGATCATCGGCTGGAATCCATCCCTGCTTGCCGTCAATCAACTCGATTTTCAGCCAATCACCATCTTTGTCGAGAATCGCAACTTTTGTACCTTCATGAACGACAAACAATTCCGTGCTTCCTTCCTGCGGCGCGGCCAAACTCTGAACACTGTAATGAATGATGATGCCCACATTTTTTCCGGTCTCAATCCGATGTCGTGGAATCATTCCAGCCATGGAAATTATCACGATCACAACAGAAATTCCCGTCAAATATTTCAAAAAAGTCCGCAACCGCTTAACTTCAGCGATTATCAGGATAGCAATGTCTATCGACGCAATTCCTATAAAAATTCCGACGAGCAACCCCCAACCTCTGGAAGAAAGCAGATTCGTTGCCTGCCGAATCCAGCGAAACAGGAAAAATTCAGGCGGCGGATCAATCCTGTCTTTAACGGTCAGGTTTGCCAATTTGAGATTGAAACGAACATTCTCATCATTCGGCAACCATTTCAGTGCGCGTTCGTAATTTAAAATCGCCAGCCCGATGGCACCGGTTCGATAGTAGGCATTTCCCAAATTGTAATAGAGAGAACCACTCTCGAGTCCCAACGCCAAGACCGATTGATATTGGTCGATCGCTTCCGAATAATTCTCATTTTGATACGCGGCATTCCCTTTTTCAAACAAATAATCGGCACTTTGATCATTTCCTGCGAATGCCACGGAAGTCAAACCCATCAGAATCACGAGGAATATTTTATGTATGTTCATGTCAGATCGCCTTGTTCAAAAGCGTTATCAGTTCTTTTTCCTCTTGGACCAACGCCGAATATTTCTCGGCATCTGCGGCAGTCGGCAAGAATCGCAATTGTTCCAGTTCGGATAAAATCCTGGCGATACGAGAAATCGTCTCATCGGCAATCGCTTTTTCACTCAATTGAGATTCTATTTCGGCAACACTGATTCCCGCCGATGATAAGTTCAAACGATCGGAAATAAAACCGACGAGAATTTGATTTAGAATCGAAGCCAGACCCGACAAATCGCCCATTTTTAGTTTTTCATCTAAGAGCACAAACGCTTTCTGGGATTTTGGCCAAGCGCGACGTTTGCGAGCGAAAGAAATGTTGGTTTCTAATTTCTCAATCCACCACCGGAAACTGATGGCGCCAATCAAAATCACGACGGACGAAACTGTCAACAGCCAGAACCAGAACTCCGAAAAAACCGAACTGCTGATCTGATTCCAACCGGAATTGTCACGCCGGATAAACCGAATATCCTGTCCCAGAAGCGAAACCTCTTCTTTGTTCAGACTAGACCGATCCGAAGCGAACGTCTTTCCTTTAGGATTGACACGAATATCAAATCCTCTCGCCGTCGCACTGACATAGCCGCCACGATTCGGGTCGAAATAGGAAAATGTAACCGGCGGAATTCGGATGCGCCCAGAACTTCGCGGAATTAGCACATATTCGTACGTCACAGTTCCCGAAATTGCGTCTCCTTGGTTGTTGACGCTCTTTCCGATCTTCGGTTCGAACACTTCCAGCGTATTGGGAAGTTGCAATTCAGGCATTTTCAACGAACTGATATTGCCCGTTCCAGAAATCTGATATTTCAGCGTCAACGCTTGATTCTCTGTTGTTACTGCGGTATCGATCGATGCCGAAATCGTGAATCTTCCAACGGCGCCTGAATAATTGGACGGTTTGCCTAACTCCGGTAAATCCTGAACGGTCACGCGCAGTGGACTGGATGAAACGCTGACGACTTTTGTTTGGCCGAACGAATTGTCGAAAAACGAATCGTCGAGGAAATCGTCAAAAATCGAGCGCCTTCTCTGCGACGGAACGATCACTTCCGCGTCGATGACAAACGGATCAACTACCAGATTACCGGATGTCGTCGGAAAAAGAGCCAGTCGTTTGATGATTGCCTTTTTATAGGTCACCCCGTCTAAATTCTCCGTCGTGATATCGGGTTCGGATTTGATGAGAAATTCCTCAATCCAGAAACCTTTCGCATCCGGCAATTTCTTCGGCGCATAAGTTCGCACATTTTTAAAATAGAGCGCAAAGGCAACATTCAACTCTTCGCCTTTATAAACCGTCGTTTTCGAGGGAATGGCTTTCAATAAAACGCCTTCGCCCTGAGACGCTTTGGGTTGTGGAGCGGGGGGAACCTGCTTTGTTTGCGGTTGCGAAGCTGATTGTCCCGAAACATCAACAATCACCGGTTCGGTTTTATAAACACTCCTTCGATATGTGATCGAAACAGACGGGATTACCAACTTCCCAGATTTGGTGGGCGCTATTCGCCAACTGATCGATTTAGAAGCATTCATACGACCGTTGATGATCTGGATACTGCTGGATTGCGACGGTCCCGCAACGATGACAAAGTCCGGACTTTGCGGCGGCGGAACATCCGGAAAATCGCTCGTCCCTTCGATTTGAATCGTGAACGTGATCAGATCGTCTGCGGTGATCTGATTCCGATCAACCGATGCTGAAACGCGGAGTTCCTCGGCATGCGTCGCGCCCGTCAGTACAAGCAGAAAAATCAGAATAATCAGTAAACCGAGTGGTTTTTTCACGTTCACCAATCTTTTTCCTTCTTAATACCTGAATACTGTGTCTTCATTCGTTCCTGCATCAGGTTTTTCTCATTTTCTTTGAGAGCGTCTAAAATTTGGGCGGCTTCTTTTTGGCTCTTCTCTTTTTCCTTCCGATTTTTCATCTGAGTCTGTTGCTGTTGGACATTTTGTTTCTGTTGCTCTTTTTGCTGTTGTTCCTGCTTGTTTTGCCCATTTTGTTGTTGATCCTTCTGATCTTTCTTCTGCTGATTCTGGCCATTCTGCTGTTTGTCCTGAGAGTTTTGCTGTTTCAGCATGGCTTTTGCCAATTCATAATTGTATTTGGCATCCATGTCCTTTGGATTCAGTTCAAGGGCTTTTTTATAAAATTGCAGACTTTCATCGATTCGGTTAGATTGATAGAGCGCGTTGCCCATGTTGTACAAAACGGCAGATTTCTGTTTTGGATTTTTCACCGGAATGGCGCTCTCAAACTCCCGAACCGCTTCTTCAACCCGATTGGATTTGTACAGTGCGGCACCTTTCCCGTAATGCGCCTCTTCCCAATCCGGATGATTTTTGATAATGCGATTGTATCTTCGGATAGCGTCTTCGTATTTGCCTTTTTGATAGAGTTTCAGTGCGCCGTCTGCCGAAAATACGTTTCTGCCCATTATCGTCAAGCAACAAATCAAGATGAGAATTTTGTTTATTTTAAGAAACTTCATCATTCTTCTTCCGCTTTGCGTCGTATTTTCTCTGGCAGAACTACTTCAGTGATGAGAAGCAACAATCCGATCGCCAAGAATATTTGATACCGCTCTTGATAATCGCTGTATTCGTGAGAACGTAAATCTTTTTTGTCCATCTGTAGGATTTCCTTGTAAATCTTCCCAAAAGCATCCGTAGTTTGGTTCAACGAGTAGAATCTTCCGCCGGTCGCGTTTGCGATCTGACGCAGAACAGTTTCCTCCATCGCAGTCGTCACGATTCTTCCGGATCGGTCTTTTTTAAATTCCATCCCCACACCGTCGGCGCTTGGAACCGGAATCGGAGTGCCTGTCGAACTTCCCACGCCGATCGTGTAAATCACGATGCCTTCATTTTCTGCCTGTTCGATGACATTTTCAATATCGCCTTCATGGTCTTCACCATCGGAAATCAGGATCACAGCTTTGTGCTTTTTATCTTTTGAATCGAGCGCCTTTGCCGCCGTTAAGATCGCGTCCGCTATAGCCGTGCCTTGTGTTCCAATAACGCCGGTGTCAAGAGCATCGAGAAACAACTTGGCGGCGCTGTAATCTAGCGTCAACGGACATTGCAGGTAAGCCGTACCGGCAAACGTCACAACGCCAACCCTGTCGCCTTGAAGTCCTTCGATGAATTTTCCCGCTTCATATTTCGCTCTCTCCAGACGGCTCGGTTTGATATCTTCGGCTCTCATGCTGACGGAAGTGTCGAGTGTGATAATGACATCAATGCCGCGCCGCTTGACCTCGGCAAGTTTCTTTCCAACTTTCGGACCGATCGCGGCGATCACTAAAAAAAGAAGCCCCCAAATCAGCAAATTCTCTTTGATCAGCCGCATCGCTGGACTGAAATCATCCAGCAGTTTATCGGACAAATCTTCGCCGGCAAGCAAACGAAGATCGTTTTTCCGACGTATCCGATAAACAATGATCAGCGCGACAATTCCCGCAAAAAGTAAAAACAGCCAGAACAGTCCCGGATGTGCGAATTTGACCATTACGGCATTTTCCTCCAAAGTGTCTGTCCCAATCCAGCGCTGATGAAAAGCAGAAGCACGCCCGGTAAAAGAAACCAAATGTACAAATCATTATAATTTGTGAATTCCTTCACCTTCACTTCAGTTTTTTCCATCTTGCTGATCTCGTTGTAAATTGTCGATAAGCTTTTTCCATCAGTCGCGCGAAAATATTTTCCGCCAGTTGTTTCGGCGATGACATTCAAAATACCTTCGTCGATTTCCACATTCATCATCCGGTATTCAATATGACCATCCGGAAATTGTACCGGATAAGGTGCCTGACCGCGCTTTCCGGCTCCGATCGTATAAATTTTAATGTCAAATGCTTTCGCCATGTTCGCCGCGGTGCTTGGATCGAGTTCGCCGGCGTTGTTTCGACCGTCTGAGAGCAAAATCATGACGTGGCTTTTCGCCTGGCTGTCGCGCAGACGATTGACCGCGTTAGCTATAGCCATTCCGATTGCGGTTCCGTCATATTTTTGTTCGACGATCGTTACCTGCTTCAACAATCCTTTTAGAACATCGTAGTCGATCGTCAATGGGCATTGCAAAAAACTCTCGGCGGCAAATACGACCAATCCGATGCGGTCGTCCTTCCGCCCTTCGATAAAATTCATCGCAACGGATTTGGCGGCTTCCATGCGGTTCGGTTTGAAATCGATCGCACCCATCGATCCAGAAATATCGAGAACAAGAATGATGTCGATTCCTTCCGTCGAAAATTCGCGCGTGTTCGATCCACTCTGCGGTCGCGCAAACGCCAGAATGAGCAATGCAACCGCTGTCACTTTCATCATAAAAAGCGTCTGAATTTTCCATTTTTGCTTGTCGCCGGATATTTCCCGGATTGGTTGAATCGACGGAAAACGAAAAGTCGCTTCCTTCTGATGGCCTTTTCGCAAATGCCACCAGATGATCGCCGGGATCGCTATTAACAAAAACAGAAAATACCAATCTGCAAAGTAAAACATAACCTCGAATCTCAGTTAAATCAGCGAAAAATTCCGTTCAATATAATGACCAACCTGTAAAATTGTTTCCTCATCAAAGTAGTTACCAATGATTTGTCCGCCAATCGGTAGATTATCCGAAGCATTTCCGAGTGGAATGCTCATGGCAGGAACGCCAGCCAGACTCGCCGGAACCGTATAAACATCGCTGAGATACATCGCCAAAGGATCATCGATCTTGCCGCCAATGGGAAAAGCGGTCGTTGGCGTCGTTGGTGTAAACAAGATATCTGTTTGTTGAAAGACTTTCACAAAATCTTCTTTGATCAGTCGTCTGACGCGCTGAGCCTTATCGTAATAAGCGTCGTAATAACCGGCAGAAAGCACGTACGTTCCCAGCATGATACGCCGCGTGACTTCGTCGCCGAAACCTTCTGCGCGCGTTTCCTTATAAACGGATTCAAGATCACCGCCGCGCTTGCTGAGTCCGTACCGCATTCCATCGTACCGGGCTAGATTGGAAGAGGCTTCCGCTGTGGCGATAATGTAATAGGTTGCAATGGAATATGGCGTATGTGGCAGAGAAACCGGAATGATCTCGGCACCGGATTTTCTGAAAAATTCGATACATCTTTCGATTCTCAGGCGTATTTCATCGTTCAATCCTTCTGCAAAATATTCCTTCGGTATTCCGACTCGCAGACCGTATATATCTTTTCCTAAACCTGCCGAATAATCAGAAACCGGTATATCCGAAGAGGTCGAATCGTTCGGATCGACGCCGGCAATGACGGACAAGAGCTTTGCGGCGTTCTCAATGCTCTTGGAAAAAACGCCGATCTGGTCTAATGATGACGCGAATGCCACCAAACCGTAACGCGAGACGCGTCCATAGGTTGGTTTGAGGCCGACGACTCCACAAAAAGCCGCCGGTTGGCGAATGGAACCCCCCGTATCGGAGCCGAGCGCCACGTCGGCTAAACCGCCAGCGACAGCCGCCGCTGAACCGCCGCTCGATCCGCCCGGGACGCGGGTTTCATCGATCGGATTACGAACCGTCCCAAATGCGGAATATTCTGTTGATGAGCCCATCGCGAACTCATCCATATTAGTTTTTCCAATGATCAGCCCATCCTGCGCGACGATTTTCTTAATAACCGTCGCATCATAAGGCGAAATATAATTCTTCAAGATTGCCGAACCGCAGGTCGTCGGAACGCCGCGGATTGAAATATTATCCTTGACAGCCACGATCAATCCGCTGAGACTACCAGAAGTTTTCGATCGCATGTTGCCCTCGATCTGTCGGGCACGTTCACCAACATCTCGAAGCTTCGGGATCGAAAGGAAAGCATGATACGGATTATCTTGATTGACGCGTGCGACAATCGCTTCGGCGCGTTGGGTCAACGAGTCTATTTTCACCGATATTATCCTTGAATATCCGGTTGATCCGATTTTTCTGATGTCGTTTCTTTCGACGTTTCCTTCGCCGAATCGAATTTCTTGGCTTCGACCGGTTTCTGCGCGGCGGTCGAGGCGCTTTCAATTTCATCCTGAATATCGCTGGTGGCTTTCTTGAATTCTCTAAGCGATTTGCCCAGGCTCTTAGCAAACTCCGGTAATCGCTTCGCGCCGAACAGAATTAAAAACGCCAAGAATATCAATAAAATTTCACTGAAACCAAAATTACCCATGTTACCTCCTAATGGCTATCTCCAAAATCTGATAAGATAGTAGACGACAACCAATCCTACCAATCCGATTAAATTAAATTTTAATGTGAATCCCAGTGTGATCGAAAACATGACAAGGTCCAGGACGCCCGGCCCGAGTGAGATATCGATCGACCGAAGAAAAACCTCTTTCACCACGCCTTCCGGCAGTGCCGATTTGATCAATTCACCGCACAGCGAGCCAAGCATGGCTCCAAGCAATAACACTCCCAGCACGAAAACCAACGCCATTTTTTTCCGGGATTTCTCCATCTTAGTTCTTTCCTAAAAAAGATTTAAATATTTGTAACCCATCATCGGAACCGAGAACTTTTTCAGCCGCTCTTTCTGGATGCGGCATCATGCCCAACACATTTTTATTCCGATTGACAATTCCGGCGATGTTCATTAACGAACCGTTTGGGTTCGATTCTTCCGTAACTTCTCCTACCGAATTGCAATATTGGAAGACGATCCGATCTTCATCCTGCAATTCTTTCAATGTCGATTCGTTGGCAAAATAATTACCGCTGTAATGAGCAATCGGCATTTTTAAAACCTGTCCGGAGCGATATAATCTGCTAAACCGGTTGCTCGTCGTGTTGACTTTCAAATAAACATCCTGACAGCGAAATCGCATGTGATTATTGGGAATTAGCGCACCCGGCAGAAGTCCCGCTTCCACCAAAATCTGGAAACCGTTGCAGATGCCGATCAGAAATCCACCGCGTTCGGCGAATTGGACAATCTCTTGCATGACGGGAGAAAATCGCGCCACAGCTCCGGCGCGCAGATAATCACCATACGAAAACCCGCCCGGCAATATAATTACGTCAAACATGCGAAGCGACCGATCTTTGTGCCAGATATAATCAACGTTCACGTCTAAAACTTTTTTCAGAACATGATAAGCATCATGATCGCAGTTCGATCCGGGAAATACGACAACCCCGAATTTCATTCGGAAACCTCCGCCATTTCAAACGTATACTTCTGGATGACCGGGTTCGATAGCAGTTTATCGCAGACTTCCCGGGCGATGACTTCTGCCTGATCGCGAGTCATTTTTTCTTTAAAAGTCAACTGAAAATATTTGCCTGTCTCGATGTGATTAAAATCGGTATAACCGAGCGAAACCAACGCCTGATGAATGGTTCTTGCTTCCGGATCGAGAATGCCCGGCTTATATGTGACGACAACTTTAGCCTTCCACATAATCTATCTCGCCCTTCTTCGGAGTGAAAAACGCACTCGCGGTTCTTCATATCCGACAAGCCACATCAAAAGATGCGTCACAATGAACATAAACATGATCGGGAAAATCACATAACCCTGAAAAATCAGCACCGATAAAGCCAACAACAGGATCGACGCTGTTCGGATAGATATAAACGCCCCTTGTGTAAAAGACATCGTCATTTTTGCGCTGAAACGGATGTTGCTGACCATCAGAAATGAGAGTACAACTACCATCGGCAAAGCGATTTTGGAATCGCCGTAATTGCCAAACAGCACATAATTGAACCATACAAACGAACCGATCGTCAGCGCACTCACTGGTACAGGCAATCCTGAAAAATAGGGGTTTTTGACGTACGTCGCATGAATGTTGAACCGAGCCAACCGCAATCCACCAAAAAGAAGTGGAAAGAAACTGATGATCGCGCCAATGATTCCGAGATCGGCGACATACAGGTCGTGTACCAAAATTGCCGGAGCTGCGCAGAAAGAAATGATGTCGGCCAGCGAATCGAATTCGATGCCGAAATCCGATTGTTGTTGCAATAAGCGGGCAACTTTTCCATCGAGTCCGTCAAAAATGGACGCTAGGGTGATCAACATCACCGCCGTGATATAATGCCCCTGAAAAATCTGAAGAATAGCTAAAAATCCCGAGAACATATTGAATATAGTAAATATACTCGGAATGGATTTCCTGAATCTCATAAAATTTCTCCAATGATTGTTTCGCCGCCAGCG carries:
- the pssA gene encoding CDP-diacylglycerol--serine O-phosphatidyltransferase — its product is MRFRKSIPSIFTIFNMFSGFLAILQIFQGHYITAVMLITLASIFDGLDGKVARLLQQQSDFGIEFDSLADIISFCAAPAILVHDLYVADLGIIGAIISFFPLLFGGLRLARFNIHATYVKNPYFSGLPVPVSALTIGSFVWFNYVLFGNYGDSKIALPMVVVLSFLMVSNIRFSAKMTMSFTQGAFISIRTASILLLALSVLIFQGYVIFPIMFMFIVTHLLMWLVGYEEPRVRFSLRRRAR